One window of Manihot esculenta cultivar AM560-2 chromosome 17, M.esculenta_v8, whole genome shotgun sequence genomic DNA carries:
- the LOC110604486 gene encoding uncharacterized protein LOC110604486 has product MWTDSIEVSVVELAVVVVAVVTMIMGANAYDTNAVMSPCLDAKVQKSDGFTFGIAFSSRESFFFDQVQLSPCDIRLALPSKKMAQLAIFRPRVDEISLLTISSSTFDPAMSGGHMVAFAGRKYAARSLPAMIADHGMIITSFTLVLEFQQGTLQNLFWKSFGCDSCSHGSVCLHGKDCAVPSSRCGPVDCNLGIQLAFSGTDRNLESLNSWYEVSNLQQYSLHGLYSDLRDSINQVAGQS; this is encoded by the exons ATGTGGACAGATAGCATAGAGGTTTCGGTGGTGGAGTTGGCGGTGGTGGTAGTAGCGGTGGTTACGATGATTATGGGTGCAAATGCATATGATACCAACGCTGTGATGAGTCCTTGCTTGGATGCTAAAGTACAAAAATCTGATGGATTCACATTTGGTATTGCATTTTCTAGCAGAGAATCTTTCTTTTTCGATCAGGTTCAACTTTCACCTTGTGATATTCGTCTTGCCCTTCCAAGCAAAAAAATGGCACAACTTGCTATATTTAGACCTAGAGTTGATGAGATTTCTCTTCTTACCATCAGTAGCAGTACCTTTGATCCG GCTATGTCTGGTGGACATATGGTGGCATTTGCTGGAAGAAAATATGCAGCAAGATCACTTCCAGCCATGATTGCTGATCATGGTATGATCATTACTAGTTTCACTCTG GTCCTGGAATTCCAACAGGGTACCCTACAGAACTTGTTCTGGAAGAGTTTTGGTTGTGATTCTTGCTCTCATGGTTCTGTTTGCCTCCATGGCAAGGACTGTGCGGTTCCAAGCTCAAGGTGTGGCCCTGTTGACTGTAACCTAGGAATACAATTAGCATTCTCAGGTACTGACAGGAATCTTGAATCTCTTAATTCGTGGTATGAGGTATCAAATCTCCAGCAATACTCTCTGCATGGTCTGTACTCGGATCTCCGTGACTCCATTAATCAAGTCGCTGGGCAGTCGTAA